One Thermofilaceae archaeon genomic window, TAGCGAGCAGAAGGGCGAGGGAGTCTACGCGGAATTCGAGGGGCGCCCAAAACGGGGCCGCTGGACTGTAGGCGCTCAACGCGGCAGGGCCCTGAAGGATCGATGGAGCAGCCATCAGGAGGAGGGCGAGCGCGATGTAGGGTGCTGCTACGCAAACCCCGATCGCTAAGGCCCGGCCGACCCTCGGAATCAGGGATAGGAGGGGGAAGCCAGCTGCAGCGGCGAAGAGGACTAGCAGGGGTGGTATGGCTGGATGCTCCACGTAGACCAACGACAGTCGCACAACACCTCCCTGTGCGCGCTTTTAAAAGCGTGCCTACTTGCGAGTTACATGCTCGAACTCGTGCGTCATCCAGAGAGCCTTCCTCGGACAAACTTCAACGCACTGGCCGCAGAGTATGCACCTCGAGGGATCGATCGAGACCTTCCTGTCGGCCGTGGTTATCGCCCCACTGGGGCACAGCTTTACGCAGAGCATGCAGCCCACGCAGAGCCCAGGGTCGTACCTCAGCGCACCCCTGAAACCCTCGAGAACACTGGTGTTCTCCCGCTTAAAGGGGTACCGCACCGTGACAGGCCTCCTCAGTAGGAAGCGCACGCCGTCCCGCAGGATCTTCCCCACAGGCATGTTACCACCCGCTCAGGCCAGCTGCCAGACTGATCAGAGACAGAAGTAGCGGGATCCTCCAGAAAAACCGCGCAAGCTGATCCACCCGGACTCGGGCCACGAAGGTTGCCGTAAGGGTGATCGAAAGGAACATTATCAGGAGCGCACCTAAAAAGCACACTGCCACCTCCGCCCACGGGTTGCCTAGGGGAAAGCACAGCGTGAGGATTGACGCTAGGAGCGCTGTCGTGAAGCGGGACACGCTCTTCGACAGCTTGGCGAAGGCCAGAAGGGGTCCGCTGTACTCCACCATGAAGCCTGAGACGATCTCGGTCTCCGCCGTAGTGACGTCAAAGGGCGTCACCTCCCCCTCAGCTGGCATGCCGGCGAGGATCGCGAGCAGCGCCGTTGCCCCGCTGATCGTAAGCAAGGTAGGCCCCTTGACTCTTTGCACCTCCAGCGCCCTAGCTATTGAGAACCAAGCGCCCCCCCTCATGGAGGCTGCAAGGACGGCAACGAGCAAGGGCAGCTTGAACGCGAAGAGCGTTGAAACCCCCCTGGAGAGGCTGATCGAAGCATACGGGTTGCCTGACGAGGCCCCACCTAGCAGAAGGGATAGGGAAGACGCCGTCAGCAGGGAGTAGACGATGACGACGTCGCCGGGTAGCTCGAGTAGACCAGCCGCAGCTGCGAGTGTCACCGCACCGGCGAGCGTGGAGAAGGCCAGTGCCAGCGGGGGGAGGGCGGTGAACAGCCCCTTGGCCGAACTTCTCGGGGCGATCCACGACTTTCTCAGCAGCTTGATGATGTCGTAGAAGGGCTGTAGCAGGGGCGGCCCCACCCTAGCTTGGAGCCTGGCGCGGATCTTCCTGTCTATGCCGTCGAACACCAGGCTCGCTGCAGCGACTGCCGCGGCCAGCGCCAGGAGGATCACGGGGAGCACGCGAATCCACCCCCG contains:
- a CDS encoding 4Fe-4S binding protein, producing MPVGKILRDGVRFLLRRPVTVRYPFKRENTSVLEGFRGALRYDPGLCVGCMLCVKLCPSGAITTADRKVSIDPSRCILCGQCVEVCPRKALWMTHEFEHVTRK
- a CDS encoding complex I subunit 1 family protein, with translation MLPVILLALAAAVAAASLVFDGIDRKIRARLQARVGPPLLQPFYDIIKLLRKSWIAPRSSAKGLFTALPPLALAFSTLAGAVTLAAAAGLLELPGDVVIVYSLLTASSLSLLLGGASSGNPYASISLSRGVSTLFAFKLPLLVAVLAASMRGGAWFSIARALEVQRVKGPTLLTISGATALLAILAGMPAEGEVTPFDVTTAETEIVSGFMVEYSGPLLAFAKLSKSVSRFTTALLASILTLCFPLGNPWAEVAVCFLGALLIMFLSITLTATFVARVRVDQLARFFWRIPLLLSLISLAAGLSGW